GCCGGAGAGGCCAGGCGCCTTGGACACGAGGTCGTAGGCCGCTTGGTCGATGGCGACGATGTCGTCTGAGGCGAGCACGCCGATGTCGGGCACGATCGCGGCATCGGAGAAGTGCCAGCAGTCGCAGTCGGGCGACACGTTCGTGATGAACGACAGGTACAGCACCTTCCCGCGCTTGCCCCTGAGCGCGCCCGCCGCGTGCTCGGCGATCTTCTCCTGGAGCGCGTCCGGCGTCGTCTTCCACTGCGTGGCGATGGCGCCGTAGGGACACGCCGCGACGCACTCCCCGCACCCGTAGCAGACACCATAGTCGACGACGGCCACCCGATCGGGGCCGAGCGCGATCGCGCCGACAGGGCACCACGTCACGCACCTGCCGCACGACCGGCACGCGCTCTCCTCGACCTCGGGCCGGAAGTCGGCGTGCATGCGCTGCTTGGCCGAACGGCACCCGAGCCCCATGCCGACGTTCTTGAGCGCGCCGCCGAACCCGGCGGCCTCGTGCCCCTTCACGTGCGTGACCACGACCATCGCGTCGGCATGCACGGCCGCGGCGCCGATGCGCACCGAGTCGAAGTGCTTCCCTTCGATCGGGACATCCACCGCCTCGCGGCCGTCCAGGCCGTCGGCGATGATGATCGGGGCCTCCACCGTCGCGTACGAGAACCCGTTGTGCAGCGCGCACTCGATGTGGTCGACCGCGTTCGCGCGTTCGCCGCGATAAAGCGTGTTCGCGTCTGTCAGAAACGGTCTTCCCCCGACGGCCTTGATACGGCGCACGACCTCGCGGAGGTACACCGGATGGACGAAACCAGTGTTCCCGGCCTCGCCGAAGTGCAGCTTGACGGCCACGAGATCGCCCTCGGCCACAGCGTCGGCAAGGCCGGCGCGCTCGAGCAGCGTGCCTGCACGCGTCACGAGGCTGCGCTTCATCGCCGTCCTGACGGGCGTGAAGTAGACCTTGGCTGCACTCATCGGTGCAACGCCTCCCTGCTGTCGTGCTCGTCGAATGCGAGCGCTGCAGCTCCCATCACGCCTGCATCGTTGCCGAGCGCGGCACGGATCACGCTCACGTCCCTCCGGCCTGCAAGGGCCTCCTCGCCGATGATCTTGGCGGCCTGCTCGACGATCAGAGGAGCGGACTCTCCGATGCCGCCGCCGATGACGATGGCTTTCGGGTTCAGGAGGTTCACGATGCCGACGAGCGCCTGCCCGAGGACGTGACCGGCCTCGTACAGGATCTCCCGGGCGCTCTCGTCGCCGCGCTTCGCCGCTTCCACGACGTTCTCTGCGGTGACCGCGTCAGGGTCGCCTCCTGCAAGGTCGCGGATCGTCTGCGCTGCAAAGGACCGAGCCGCCTCACGTCCACGAGCGGCAAGCGCGGGCCGCCCGAGATACGCCTCCAGGTGGCCGTACCCCCCGCACGGACACTGCGGGCCGTCGAGCCGTACCACCATGTGGCCGATCTCGCCGCCGAGCCCGCGCGCGCCGCGGTACGGCTCGCCCGACAAGAACAGCGCGCCGCCGACGCCCGTTCCGAGCGTGATCATCACGAAGTCCCGCACGCCCTTGGCCGCTCCGAACTGCGACTCGCCGATACCAGCGCAGTGCCCGTCGTTGTCCAGCACGACGTCGTGTTTGACGCGCGTCATCACGAGCGAGCGGACATCGACGCCGGCAAGCGGCAGGTTGGTGCAGAACTCGATGGTCTGCTTCGCGAAGTCGACCTGTGCTGGCACGCCGATGCCGACACCGGCGATCTCCGCGCGCTGCACGCCGTCGGACACCTCGTCGATCAAGTCGATAATGGCGTCAGCGATCGCGAACGGCCCGTTCTTCGGCGTCAGCGTCCGGGCCTCCCTGAGGATCCGGCCCTTCCGTTCGACGAGCCCTGCAGCGATCCTCGTGCCGCCGACGTCGACTCCCACTGCGTACGACGCTCTCATGAGACCTC
The Parvivirga hydrogeniphila genome window above contains:
- a CDS encoding DUF362 domain-containing protein; protein product: MSAAKVYFTPVRTAMKRSLVTRAGTLLERAGLADAVAEGDLVAVKLHFGEAGNTGFVHPVYLREVVRRIKAVGGRPFLTDANTLYRGERANAVDHIECALHNGFSYATVEAPIIIADGLDGREAVDVPIEGKHFDSVRIGAAAVHADAMVVVTHVKGHEAAGFGGALKNVGMGLGCRSAKQRMHADFRPEVEESACRSCGRCVTWCPVGAIALGPDRVAVVDYGVCYGCGECVAACPYGAIATQWKTTPDALQEKIAEHAAGALRGKRGKVLYLSFITNVSPDCDCWHFSDAAIVPDIGVLASDDIVAIDQAAYDLVSKAPGLSGTRGESLGTGEDKFAAVSGVDGTHVMRHAEALGLGTRAYELVTVQ
- a CDS encoding ROK family protein, yielding MRASYAVGVDVGGTRIAAGLVERKGRILREARTLTPKNGPFAIADAIIDLIDEVSDGVQRAEIAGVGIGVPAQVDFAKQTIEFCTNLPLAGVDVRSLVMTRVKHDVVLDNDGHCAGIGESQFGAAKGVRDFVMITLGTGVGGALFLSGEPYRGARGLGGEIGHMVVRLDGPQCPCGGYGHLEAYLGRPALAARGREAARSFAAQTIRDLAGGDPDAVTAENVVEAAKRGDESAREILYEAGHVLGQALVGIVNLLNPKAIVIGGGIGESAPLIVEQAAKIIGEEALAGRRDVSVIRAALGNDAGVMGAAALAFDEHDSREALHR